A portion of the Tiliqua scincoides isolate rTilSci1 chromosome 3, rTilSci1.hap2, whole genome shotgun sequence genome contains these proteins:
- the POLR2D gene encoding DNA-directed RNA polymerase II subunit RPB4, with product MAAGGSDARAVDVEEDASQLVFPKEFETAETLLNSEVHMLLEHRKQQNESAEDEQELSEVFMKTLNYTARFSRFKNRETIASVRSLLLQKKLHKFELACLANLCPETAEEAKALIPSLEGRFEDEELQQILDDIQTKRSFQY from the exons ATGGCGGCTGGCGGGAGCGATGCGCGGGCTGTGGACGTGGAGGAGGACGCCTCCCAGCTCGTCTTTCCCAAGG AATTTGAAACTGCTGAAACCCTTCTAAATTCAGAAGTACACATGCTTCTTGAACATCGGAAGCAGCAGAATGAGAGTGCAGAAGATGAACAGGAGCTCTCTGAAGTCTTCATGAAAACTCTAAACTATACTGCTCGCTTTAGCCGCTTCAAAAACCGGGAGACTATTGCTAGTGTCCGCAG CTTGTTGCTTCAAAAGAAACTTCATAAATTTGAACTGGCATGTTTGGCTAATCTGTGTCCTGAGACAGCTGAGGAAGCCAAAGCTTTAATTCCAAG cttAGAGGGTCGGTTTGAGGATGAAGAGTTGCAGCAGATTCTTGATGATATTCAGACCAAACGAAGCTTTCAGTATTAA